A part of Argonema galeatum A003/A1 genomic DNA contains:
- a CDS encoding DUF2997 domain-containing protein: METLEFVIYPDGRVKEKVTGIVGYSCAEVTAAIEAQLGQVLSQEQTSEYFAAVLQQPATATAQATFSEW; encoded by the coding sequence ATGGAGACACTAGAGTTTGTAATTTATCCCGATGGTCGGGTAAAAGAAAAAGTTACTGGCATTGTTGGCTACTCGTGTGCTGAGGTGACTGCTGCTATTGAAGCTCAGCTCGGGCAGGTACTCAGCCAAGAGCAGACCTCGGAATATTTCGCGGCTGTGCTGCAACAGCCTGCAACAGCGACAGCGCAAGCCACTTTTAGCGAGTGGTAA
- the bioU gene encoding (S)-8-amino-7-oxononanoate synthase BioU has translation MSAEQVRSPIRVGVLGFGGLGQAASRVLAPKGEMIWVAAADREGYAYVSEGLNPNVCIAAYQSHGSLGYVEPGGTLSDRSIHDLIKQASVDGYFLALPNLPNTFITSVVSQFIESGWQGVLVDAIKRTSAVEQLLGLKQALAAAGITYMTGCGATPGLLTAAAALAAQSYAEIHSVKITFGVGIANWEAYRSTIREDIAHLPGYSVERARSMTDKEVEALLDRTNGILTLENMEHADDLILELAGICSSSCVQVGGVVDTRNPKKPLSTNVQVTGRTFEGKISTHTFTLGDETSMAANVCGPAFGYLKAGIALHRRGIYGLFTAAEIMPQFVK, from the coding sequence ATGAGTGCAGAGCAAGTCAGAAGTCCGATTCGCGTGGGAGTGCTGGGTTTTGGCGGTTTGGGACAAGCGGCCAGCAGAGTACTCGCGCCCAAAGGAGAAATGATCTGGGTGGCGGCAGCAGATCGAGAAGGCTATGCTTATGTCAGTGAGGGGTTAAATCCCAATGTCTGTATTGCAGCTTACCAATCTCATGGTTCTCTGGGATATGTAGAACCAGGAGGTACTTTAAGCGATCGCAGTATTCACGATTTAATCAAACAAGCATCTGTAGATGGCTATTTCTTAGCCTTGCCCAACCTGCCAAATACTTTTATCACTTCTGTAGTGAGTCAGTTTATTGAATCTGGTTGGCAAGGAGTATTGGTCGATGCCATAAAACGCACCAGTGCCGTCGAGCAGCTTCTCGGATTAAAACAGGCGCTTGCAGCTGCTGGAATTACTTACATGACAGGTTGTGGAGCCACGCCGGGACTGTTAACGGCAGCAGCTGCCCTAGCAGCCCAGAGTTACGCAGAAATTCACAGCGTCAAAATTACTTTTGGTGTCGGAATTGCCAACTGGGAGGCTTACCGCTCTACCATCCGCGAGGATATTGCCCATCTACCCGGTTATAGCGTCGAAAGAGCAAGATCGATGACAGATAAGGAAGTGGAAGCACTGCTCGATCGCACAAATGGTATACTGACACTGGAAAATATGGAACACGCCGACGATCTGATCTTAGAACTGGCGGGAATTTGCTCTAGCAGCTGCGTACAAGTAGGCGGCGTAGTCGATACCCGCAATCCCAAAAAGCCCCTCAGCACTAACGTCCAGGTCACAGGTCGCACCTTTGAAGGCAAAATTTCAACCCATACCTTCACCCTGGGAGACGAAACCAGCATGGCAGCAAATGTATGCGGCCCAGCATTTGGTTATCTCAAAGCAGGCATAGCTTTGCATCGACGCGGCATTTACGGTTTGTTTACAGCCGCAGAAATTATGCCCCAGTTCGTGAAATAG
- a CDS encoding DUF1257 domain-containing protein encodes MSHFSQIKTQIRNLASLQAALTDLGIDWKEGPCPVRGYRGQAVNAEIAIEQNNGYDIGFSWNGNEYELVADLQFWQQASSVDRFLSKVTQRYAFQTVMKETAKQGFQVAEQQQNEDGSIRLVVQRWRN; translated from the coding sequence ATGTCACACTTTAGCCAAATCAAAACTCAGATCCGTAATCTTGCCTCTCTGCAAGCTGCTTTGACAGATTTAGGGATTGACTGGAAAGAAGGCCCTTGCCCGGTGCGGGGCTATCGGGGTCAAGCTGTTAATGCCGAAATTGCGATCGAGCAAAACAACGGTTACGACATCGGTTTTAGCTGGAACGGTAATGAGTACGAATTAGTTGCGGACTTGCAGTTTTGGCAGCAAGCGTCGTCTGTGGATAGGTTCCTGAGCAAGGTGACTCAGCGTTATGCTTTCCAGACTGTCATGAAGGAAACCGCTAAGCAAGGTTTCCAAGTTGCTGAACAACAACAAAATGAAGATGGTTCGATCCGATTGGTAGTGCAACGCTGGAGGAACTGA
- a CDS encoding 50S ribosomal protein L11 methyltransferase, whose product MYSILGYGSMIADKGRMDAYVKALRQAVKPDSVVVDIGTGTGIFALLACQFGAKKVYAIEPSDTIQVAREIAYVNGYADRIQLIQKLSSQVELPELADVVISDIRGVLPLFKQHIPSIVDARKRLLAPGGIMIPQRDTLWAAVVEVPHLYNRIVSAWDDSEYGFDMKAARQIVTNIWSKGWVAPAQLLTTPQSWAILDYTTIESPDISAEINWDVARSGTAHGLSVWFDATLAEGISFSNAPGMPELIYSIAFFPWTEAVLLRVGDKVSVTLQANLVGEDYVWRWNTCVLEGDNPEKVKAKFQQSTFFGIPLSPAQLRKTAANYVPTLNEDGEIDRLIVEFMSSGMALGDIANRVKDKFPSRFRNSQEALTRIGDISKKYSK is encoded by the coding sequence ATGTATAGTATTCTCGGATATGGTAGCATGATTGCGGACAAGGGGCGAATGGATGCCTACGTCAAAGCACTGCGCCAAGCTGTAAAACCGGACTCAGTGGTAGTCGATATTGGGACGGGTACAGGAATTTTTGCCTTGCTTGCTTGTCAGTTTGGTGCTAAAAAAGTTTATGCTATTGAACCTAGCGATACTATTCAAGTCGCAAGAGAAATTGCGTATGTAAATGGCTATGCTGACCGGATTCAGCTTATCCAAAAACTATCAAGCCAGGTAGAATTGCCGGAATTAGCTGATGTAGTAATCTCAGATATACGCGGCGTATTGCCACTTTTTAAACAGCACATACCATCTATTGTTGATGCTAGAAAACGGTTGCTTGCGCCCGGTGGAATAATGATTCCCCAGCGCGATACTTTGTGGGCGGCTGTCGTGGAAGTACCCCATTTGTACAATCGGATCGTATCGGCTTGGGATGATAGCGAATATGGATTTGATATGAAGGCGGCACGACAAATTGTAACTAATATTTGGAGTAAAGGTTGGGTAGCACCAGCACAACTTTTAACGACACCGCAATCTTGGGCAATATTAGATTATACTACGATCGAAAGTCCCGATATTAGTGCCGAAATAAATTGGGATGTGGCGAGAAGTGGAACGGCTCACGGGTTAAGTGTTTGGTTTGATGCTACTCTGGCAGAAGGCATAAGCTTTTCCAATGCGCCAGGGATGCCTGAATTAATCTACAGTATTGCTTTTTTTCCTTGGACTGAGGCAGTTCTTCTTCGTGTTGGGGATAAAGTGTCTGTTACTTTGCAGGCAAATTTGGTTGGTGAAGACTATGTTTGGCGTTGGAATACTTGTGTGCTAGAAGGAGATAATCCAGAGAAGGTAAAAGCTAAATTTCAGCAATCTACGTTTTTTGGAATCCCACTTTCGCCAGCACAACTGCGTAAGACTGCTGCTAACTATGTGCCGACGCTTAATGAGGATGGAGAGATCGATCGACTAATTGTGGAATTTATGAGTAGCGGTATGGCGTTAGGCGATATTGCCAATCGAGTTAAGGATAAATTTCCCAGTCGCTTTCGGAATTCGCAGGAGGCTTTGACGCGGATCGGCGATATCTCTAAAAAGTATAGCAAATAG
- a CDS encoding lasso peptide biosynthesis B2 protein, whose product MSAVNSWRKLKKLSLSELNLLVRSLLLLPLTAVCIKLFGFRRLYAAIAFPNKKWYYSEPIKKDIYVITRMVSLASNRGLYRPNCLQKSLVLLWLLRCQGIESDLRIGVRKQDGSLEAHAWVEYEGDVLNDSSDVEERFAPFAGAIGPVGVKSL is encoded by the coding sequence ATGTCAGCAGTCAATAGTTGGCGCAAGTTAAAAAAACTTTCTTTGTCAGAGCTAAATCTGCTGGTTCGATCGCTACTGCTGCTGCCGCTGACGGCTGTTTGTATAAAACTGTTTGGGTTTCGACGCCTGTATGCTGCGATCGCATTTCCCAACAAGAAATGGTATTATTCAGAACCGATAAAAAAAGATATTTACGTAATTACACGCATGGTATCGCTAGCAAGTAACCGGGGTTTATATCGCCCTAACTGCCTGCAAAAGTCTCTAGTTCTCTTGTGGTTACTGCGCTGTCAAGGTATTGAAAGCGACCTGCGTATAGGAGTACGCAAACAGGACGGCAGCCTGGAGGCTCATGCTTGGGTGGAGTACGAGGGTGATGTTTTAAATGACAGTAGTGATGTTGAGGAGCGTTTTGCGCCTTTTGCGGGTGCGATCGGGCCAGTGGGAGTGAAATCGTTATGA
- a CDS encoding asparagine synthase-related protein, with protein sequence MSGIVGIINLDGATVDRQMLQQMTEFMAYRGPDDRDIWVDGNVGFGHALLRTTSESLREQQPCSLDGEVWITADARIDGRAELVEKLNGSIDLKTVTDVELILRAYQVWEEDCVKHLLGDFAFAIWDSRVQRLFCARDHFGVKPFYYARVGNSLIFSNTLNGVRIHPQVSDELNDLAIADFLLFGYNQEIDTTTFADIQRLPPAHCLTLSRETLQSKRYWTLPVDGHIRYKKASDYVDRFKELLGVAVEDRLRSDSVGVFMSGGLDSTTIAATAKEALSKQSKAFDLRAYTTVFDRLIPDRERYYSGLAAEALGIPIHYLVADDYTLFERWEQPLLRRPEPTDVSFLAFSVDQFKQIATHSRVVLDGNGGDPVLYSRGAYFYFAYLVKNLQFLSLGAELVQYVLSHGRLPQPGLRSQVKRWLGISSWRPPYPSWISKELSQSLNLHQRWEKLTGESAPIHPIRPEAYEQLTAPLWPYLFESRDPGVTGIPVEVRYPFFDLRLVNYLLAIPPVPWFLHKELVRVAMAGILPESVRLRPKTPLVGDPLRELLQQPRGQWMEQFKPTSELAEYVNRDAVGLISEINSHISEVWLNLRPLNLDLWLQNLENNQNQIDTGEKLCTQKA encoded by the coding sequence ATGAGCGGCATCGTCGGTATAATCAATTTGGACGGTGCTACAGTTGACCGACAGATGTTGCAGCAAATGACTGAATTCATGGCCTATCGAGGGCCGGACGATCGAGACATTTGGGTTGATGGTAATGTAGGATTTGGTCACGCGCTGCTGCGTACAACATCAGAATCGCTACGGGAACAGCAACCCTGTAGTCTTGATGGTGAGGTGTGGATTACTGCTGATGCACGCATTGATGGTAGAGCAGAACTGGTTGAAAAGTTGAACGGGAGTATCGATCTTAAAACGGTAACGGATGTAGAACTTATCCTCCGCGCTTATCAGGTTTGGGAAGAAGACTGCGTTAAACACCTGTTGGGAGATTTTGCTTTTGCCATTTGGGACTCAAGAGTGCAGCGGTTATTTTGCGCCAGAGATCATTTTGGGGTAAAACCGTTTTACTATGCTCGTGTAGGGAATAGCCTGATTTTTAGCAATACGCTAAATGGCGTAAGAATTCACCCACAAGTTTCGGATGAGTTAAACGATCTGGCTATTGCGGATTTTCTGCTGTTTGGTTATAACCAAGAGATAGATACAACTACTTTTGCAGATATTCAGCGTCTACCTCCCGCACACTGTTTAACTTTGTCACGAGAAACGCTACAATCCAAACGTTACTGGACGCTGCCTGTAGATGGGCATATCCGGTACAAAAAAGCAAGCGATTATGTGGATCGTTTCAAAGAACTATTGGGTGTGGCTGTAGAAGATAGACTTCGCAGTGACAGCGTAGGCGTTTTTATGAGTGGAGGACTCGACTCGACAACTATAGCAGCGACAGCAAAAGAAGCATTATCGAAACAGTCCAAAGCTTTTGACCTTAGAGCTTACACCACAGTGTTCGATCGCTTGATTCCGGATCGAGAACGTTATTATTCTGGACTGGCGGCAGAAGCTTTGGGTATTCCCATTCATTATCTAGTCGCAGACGACTACACCCTGTTTGAAAGGTGGGAACAACCCTTACTGCGGCGTCCAGAACCTACCGATGTTTCCTTCTTAGCCTTTTCAGTCGATCAATTTAAGCAAATTGCTACCCATTCGCGGGTGGTGCTGGATGGCAATGGCGGCGATCCTGTTTTATATTCTAGGGGAGCGTACTTTTACTTTGCCTATTTGGTGAAAAACCTGCAATTTCTAAGTTTGGGGGCAGAGTTAGTGCAGTACGTATTGTCTCACGGTCGCCTACCGCAACCGGGTTTGCGATCGCAAGTGAAACGTTGGCTGGGAATTAGTTCCTGGCGACCTCCCTATCCCAGTTGGATAAGCAAAGAATTATCACAAAGTCTTAATTTACACCAACGCTGGGAAAAACTGACTGGCGAGTCAGCGCCAATTCACCCTATCCGCCCAGAGGCATACGAACAGCTTACAGCACCATTGTGGCCGTACCTTTTTGAAAGCCGAGATCCAGGAGTAACTGGTATTCCTGTAGAGGTGCGGTATCCGTTTTTCGATCTGCGTCTGGTAAATTACTTATTAGCAATTCCGCCAGTACCTTGGTTTTTGCATAAGGAACTGGTGCGGGTGGCGATGGCAGGGATTTTACCGGAATCGGTGCGTCTGCGTCCTAAGACGCCTCTAGTTGGCGACCCTTTGCGGGAACTTTTGCAGCAACCGAGAGGCCAATGGATGGAGCAATTTAAGCCTACATCAGAGTTGGCTGAATATGTGAATCGAGATGCTGTAGGGCTGATTTCCGAAATAAACTCGCATATAAGTGAAGTATGGCTCAACCTACGTCCGCTAAATCTCGATCTCTGGTTGCAAAATTTGGAAAACAATCAAAATCAAATTGATACAGGAGAGAAACTATGCACTCAGAAAGCATGA
- a CDS encoding Uma2 family endonuclease — MLQAIPKTVTFDEFVAWYPENSVPSYELHNGVIVEMSLGTGDHSDITGFISGEINFEIRRLQLPYSIPGDCLLKPARNESGYKPDVIVLDRTALLNESRWKKESIITMGASVRLAVEVVSTNWRDDYFLKASDYEEMGISEYWIVDYLGLGGRKFIGNPKQPTLSVYQLVDEEYQVKQFRESERVESLAFPELNLTVEQIFRAGGIEGFENTH; from the coding sequence ATGCTCCAAGCCATACCCAAAACAGTCACGTTTGATGAGTTCGTGGCCTGGTATCCAGAGAACTCTGTCCCCAGTTACGAACTACACAACGGAGTAATTGTGGAAATGTCTTTAGGAACTGGCGACCATTCCGACATTACAGGTTTCATCTCCGGTGAAATCAATTTTGAAATCAGACGACTGCAATTGCCTTACTCCATCCCCGGTGATTGCCTACTTAAACCCGCTCGTAACGAATCAGGTTATAAGCCAGATGTAATTGTCCTAGACCGAACCGCGCTCTTAAACGAATCGCGTTGGAAGAAAGAATCTATCATCACGATGGGGGCATCGGTGCGATTGGCTGTAGAGGTCGTCAGCACGAACTGGCGGGATGATTATTTTTTGAAAGCTTCCGACTATGAGGAAATGGGCATCTCCGAATACTGGATTGTGGACTACCTCGGTTTGGGTGGCCGCAAGTTTATCGGCAATCCCAAACAACCCACCCTCTCAGTTTATCAACTGGTAGACGAAGAGTATCAGGTCAAACAGTTTAGGGAAAGCGAGAGGGTTGAGTCGCTGGCTTTTCCAGAGTTGAACTTGACAGTCGAACAGATTTTTCGAGCCGGGGGGATCGAGGGGTTTGAAAACACGCACTAG
- a CDS encoding PqqD family protein translates to MTLSFAMRILVPVDVLVRELDGESVILNLKSERYFGLDEVGTRMWAALSSCDMIQDAYESLLSEYDVDAEQLRGDLYHLIEQLVEHGLVNVSSQ, encoded by the coding sequence TTGACACTTTCCTTTGCAATGCGAATTTTAGTGCCAGTAGATGTTTTGGTTCGGGAACTGGACGGCGAATCGGTTATTCTCAATCTTAAGAGCGAACGTTATTTTGGCTTGGATGAGGTAGGCACCCGTATGTGGGCGGCTCTTTCTAGTTGCGATATGATACAGGATGCCTACGAATCTTTACTATCCGAATATGATGTAGATGCAGAACAGCTACGAGGGGACTTGTATCACTTGATCGAACAGCTGGTGGAGCATGGATTGGTAAATGTCAGCAGTCAATAG
- a CDS encoding ferredoxin — translation MEDKNLAGVSPASTRSGLEPELGGFFRDAPERSGFEPELGGSLRQKGVYVDEITCIGCKHCAHVARNTFYIEPDYGRSRVVRQDGDGEELIQEAIDTCPVDCIHWVDYTELKNLEAEREYQVIPPVVGFPIDRALLTTKRRQQKGKANRK, via the coding sequence ATGGAAGACAAAAATCTGGCTGGCGTCTCGCCAGCTTCCACAAGGTCTGGTTTGGAACCAGAACTGGGTGGTTTCTTTCGAGATGCGCCAGAGCGATCGGGTTTTGAGCCAGAACTGGGCGGGTCGCTGCGGCAGAAGGGGGTTTATGTAGATGAGATTACTTGCATCGGCTGTAAGCATTGCGCTCACGTCGCCCGTAACACCTTCTACATAGAACCCGATTATGGTCGTTCTCGTGTGGTTCGGCAGGATGGCGATGGGGAGGAGTTGATTCAAGAAGCGATCGATACTTGTCCGGTCGATTGCATCCACTGGGTAGACTACACAGAACTGAAAAATCTGGAAGCAGAGCGGGAGTATCAAGTAATACCGCCAGTTGTGGGATTTCCGATCGATCGCGCACTGCTTACTACCAAACGCCGTCAGCAAAAAGGGAAGGCAAACCGCAAATAA
- a CDS encoding serine/threonine protein kinase produces the protein MSFLYFAFGLGLASNQFIPGLVALQAIPVVDVQVWLHLLPLWLEEIPEEKQQVWYVSSYRDDRSMPVMRAWKLRDGAYFRVLYSDRTQFIINRAGTEIWATWPDNLTLEDTATYLLGPIIGFLLRLRGVTCLHASAVAVGDKCLAIIGQSGAGKSTTAAAFAKAGFAILADDVVALLDGNTGLSVQPAYPRLRLWGESVKALYGSPDSLPLLTPNWNKRYLDSRYGLQFQPSPLPLGAIYILSDRITSPAAPFIGTVSAHTGLISLVANTYASTLIDKSMRGQEFDLLSRVVNKLPLRRVTPHADPAYLSKLCDLILEDFQAIANAK, from the coding sequence GTGTCATTTCTCTACTTTGCATTTGGTCTGGGTCTGGCTTCTAATCAATTCATCCCAGGCTTAGTAGCTTTACAAGCTATACCTGTAGTGGATGTGCAAGTGTGGCTGCATTTGTTGCCGCTTTGGCTGGAGGAAATTCCAGAAGAGAAGCAACAAGTATGGTACGTTAGCTCGTATCGAGACGATCGCTCAATGCCTGTTATGAGGGCGTGGAAATTGAGAGATGGCGCTTACTTTCGAGTTTTATATAGCGATCGCACTCAGTTCATTATTAACCGCGCAGGGACGGAAATTTGGGCGACTTGGCCCGATAATTTAACGCTGGAAGATACGGCAACTTACCTTTTGGGGCCAATAATAGGGTTCCTGCTGCGTTTGCGGGGTGTTACTTGTCTGCACGCCAGTGCTGTGGCAGTTGGGGATAAGTGTTTGGCTATAATTGGCCAAAGCGGTGCGGGTAAATCTACAACGGCAGCGGCTTTCGCTAAAGCTGGTTTTGCTATTTTAGCCGACGATGTAGTGGCGCTGTTAGATGGGAATACTGGGTTGAGTGTCCAGCCTGCTTATCCGCGTTTGCGACTGTGGGGGGAGTCAGTAAAAGCTTTATACGGTTCGCCGGATAGCTTGCCCCTGCTAACGCCAAACTGGAATAAACGATATCTCGATTCTCGTTACGGGTTGCAATTTCAGCCTTCACCGCTGCCTTTGGGTGCTATTTATATACTGAGCGATCGCATTACCTCTCCTGCTGCACCCTTCATTGGAACAGTGTCTGCCCATACTGGTTTAATTAGTTTAGTGGCAAACACCTATGCAAGCACTTTAATAGATAAATCAATGCGCGGCCAAGAATTTGACTTGTTGAGTCGAGTTGTGAATAAACTCCCATTGCGGCGAGTCACGCCTCACGCAGATCCAGCCTATCTATCAAAACTCTGCGATCTGATCTTAGAGGATTTTCAGGCGATCGCGAATGCAAAATGA